One window of Thermoanaerobaculia bacterium genomic DNA carries:
- a CDS encoding ABC transporter substrate-binding protein has product MLRRTAAAAALALFLSACAPSPPGHEGIPIGFYGSLTGPTATFGQSGKNGATLALDEINAAGGVLGVKLALHVEDDRGEPAEAASAVSKLISRDHVVGLIGEAASSRTLAAAPIAQKSEIPMITPSSTNPQVTLVGPYVFRVCFTDDFQGAMLARFAAVERKAKTAVLLTDVRSDYSVGLGRAFRRSFEALGGKILGEQKYSEGDTDFSAQLTQIRTTEPDVLFVPGYYTDVGLIARQKKSLGVPGTLLGGDGWDSPRLTEIGGDALDGAYFGNHYSPQDPDPAVRRFVAAYRARFGDVPDSVGALAYDAARLLADAIRRAGSTSGPRIREALAATAAFPGVTGALTFDLERNPIKPITILEIETGRYRFVEKLAPEPRTK; this is encoded by the coding sequence GTGCTTCGCCGGACCGCCGCCGCCGCCGCTCTCGCGCTCTTCCTTTCCGCGTGCGCTCCGTCGCCCCCGGGCCACGAAGGGATCCCGATCGGGTTCTACGGCTCCCTGACGGGACCGACCGCCACCTTCGGCCAGTCGGGGAAGAACGGCGCGACCCTCGCGCTCGACGAGATCAACGCCGCGGGCGGCGTCCTGGGGGTCAAGCTCGCCCTCCACGTCGAGGACGATCGCGGGGAACCGGCCGAGGCCGCCTCCGCCGTGTCGAAGCTCATTTCCCGCGATCACGTCGTCGGCCTCATCGGCGAGGCGGCGTCCTCGCGCACGCTCGCCGCGGCGCCGATCGCGCAGAAGAGCGAGATCCCGATGATCACTCCCTCCTCGACGAACCCGCAGGTGACGCTCGTCGGTCCGTACGTCTTTCGGGTCTGCTTCACGGACGACTTCCAGGGCGCCATGCTCGCGCGTTTCGCCGCCGTCGAGCGGAAGGCGAAGACGGCGGTCCTCCTCACCGACGTCCGGAGCGACTACAGCGTGGGGCTCGGCCGCGCGTTCCGGCGCTCGTTCGAAGCGCTCGGGGGAAAGATTCTCGGAGAGCAGAAGTATTCCGAGGGCGACACCGATTTCTCGGCGCAGCTCACCCAGATCCGGACGACGGAGCCCGACGTCCTCTTCGTGCCGGGCTACTACACCGACGTGGGCCTGATCGCGCGCCAGAAGAAGTCGCTCGGGGTTCCGGGAACGCTCCTCGGGGGCGACGGGTGGGACTCTCCGCGCCTGACCGAAATCGGCGGAGACGCGCTCGACGGGGCGTACTTCGGAAACCACTATTCGCCGCAGGATCCCGATCCCGCCGTGCGCCGGTTCGTGGCCGCGTACCGCGCCCGGTTCGGCGACGTTCCCGACTCCGTGGGCGCGCTCGCCTACGACGCGGCCCGGCTCCTCGCGGACGCGATCCGGCGCGCGGGATCGACCTCGGGTCCCCGGATCCGGGAAGCGCTCGCGGCGACGGCCGCGTTCCCCGGCGTCACCGGCGCGCTGACGTTCGACCTGGAGCGGAATCCGATCAAGCCGATCACGATCCTCGAGATCGAGACCGGCCGCTACCGGTTCGTCGAGAAACTCGCCCCGGAGCCGCGGACGAAGTAG